CGCCAGCAGCAGCAGATGTGTCGCCAGCAGACGCAGCTTTTGCGATTTGGGTTGCACCATAGCCATGTGGGATCTCCTTAATCAAACTTAATGCGCGTGGCTTTGAGGTTCACGACCGCCAGCGCGCCCACCAGCAGGAAGATAAGCGTGGCGATAGCCGCCGCGAGGCCAAAGTCCTGACCGCCGCCGCCTTCAAAGGCGATACGCCAGGTGTAGCTCACGAGCAAGTCGGTATAGCCCGCAGGCGTCGTGGTGCCGATGCGGTCCGGGCCGCCGTTGGTTAACAGCAGGATCAGCACGAAGTTATTAAAGTTAAACGCGAAGCTTGCGATCATCAGCGGCGTTAGCGGCTTGATAAGCAACGGGAACGTGATTTTAAAGAAGTTCTGGAACGGACCGGCGCCGTCCATTGCGGAGGCCTCGTAGAGATCGTCCGGGATAGCTTTCAGCAGCCCCATGCAGAGGATCATCATGTACGGATAGCCAAGCCAGGTGTTGACGATGATGATCATGGTGCGCGCGGTCGTCGGGTCGGTAAACCACGCCGGCTTGATGCCAAACAGCGCGCTCAGCATCATGTTGATCTCACCAAAACTCTGGTTGAACAGCCCTTTGAAAATCAGAATGGAAATAAACGACGGCACCGCATACGGCAGAATGAGCAGCACGCGGTAGATGGCTTTACCCTTCAGCGATTCCCACTGCACCAGGCACGCCAGCACCATGCCGACCGCCACCGTCAGCACGACGGTCAGCGCCGCGAAGACGACCGTCCAGACGAAGATGGCCATAAATGGTTTCTGGATGCCTTCATCGGCAAAGACGCGCAGGAAATTATCCCAGCCGATGGTCACGGTGTAACCCGGGCTGAGCTTCTCATCGCCCCACTGGCCGTCGGCGTTCACCGACTGATAAAAGCCGATATCGTTGTTCGGGCGGTATTTCACGCCGCTCTGATTATTAGTGAGCGTGCCGTCACCGGCGAGCGTATAGAGCGGACGGGTGCCGGAGAACTGGCGCAGCGAACTCATAACGAGCTGGCTTTCGTCCGGCAGTTCGGCGGTGATCTGGTTCAGCGCCTGGCGATTCTGAGTGATAACACGCAGGCTGGCGCGTTCGCCTTCCGGCAGGGCAGGCGCGGCGGAAAGCTTCAGTTTCTGCTCGCCGCCAAATTTAAACGGTTCAGAGACATAATAGTTGCCGCTGGCGCCGTCCGTGAGGGCCAGACGCCACTGATCGCCTGCGGGATACAGGCCAAAGGTGTAGCTTTCGCCCGCCTGATATTTACGATCCATCAGCACTTCACGCGCGCGCTCCTGCGTGAGCTGGTTGGTGCTGCTGTAGTTGGTAAAGGCGATGGCGATGGTGCAGGCGAGCGGAAAGAGCACGAAAAGCCCCATGCCCGCGAGACCCGGATAAACATAACGCCACGCGTAGGCGCGGCGATTCGCGAAAATGTAGAGGCCAATTGAGCTTAAAATCAGCGTCATGATGGCGAACAGGTATTCCCCCTGTGCGTACATTAAAACGACAAGGTAACCCACCAGTAAGCCCAGCAGACCAATCGCCGACCATTTCAGCGCGTCGCTTTGCCACCAGTGTTTCTTTTTAATGACATCCATGGGGATAATCCTCAACAACGATGAAAACGTAGGTGTGGCCGTGCCACGGTGTAATGCCTTACAGGGTGTGGTGGGTGCGTTACGCTTGCCCACCTGCTTTTGTTCGTGGGGGCGCTTCGCTTACCCACCCTACATGATGTTTGCGGGTGCGCTTCGCTTACCCACCGTAAATCTCTGAGAATGGTTTTGTAGGGCGGGTAAGCAAAGCGCACCCGCCATTAACAACCGTTACTTCGCAATACGGCCCTGCGCGTCTTTCAACGCGGCGTCAACGGTCTGACGACCGGTTACGGCGTTGATGACGGCGGTACGTACGGCATACCAGAACGCGGACATTTGCGGCACGTTAGGCATAATTTCGCCGGTTTTCGCGTTCGCCATGGTGGCGGCGATGCGCGGATCTTTCTCCAGCTTCTCCTGGTAAGATTTCAACGCGACGGCACCCAGCGGCTTGTCTTTGTTCACCGCTTCCAGACCCTGGTCGGTCAGCAGGTAGTTTTCCAGGAACTCTTTCGCCAGCTCTTTGTTCGGGCTGGCGGCGTTAATACCCGCGCTCAGCACGCCCACGAACGGTTTAGACGGCTTGCCTTTAAAGGTCGGCAGCTGCGCCACGCCGTAGTTAACTTTGCTCTTGTCGATGTTGGCCCACGCCCACGGACCGTTGATGGTCATGGCGGTTTCGCCTTTGTTAAACGCCGCTTCCGCGATGGAGTAATCGGTGTCGGCGTTCATGTGTTTATCTTTGATAAGCTGAACCAGGAAATTCAGGCCCGCTTTCGCGCCCGCGGTATCCACGCCAACGTTTTTCACGTCATATTTGCCGTTTTCAAACTTAAAGGCGTAACCGCCGTCAGCGGCAATAATCGGCCACGTGAAGTACGGCTCCTGCAGGTTAAACATCAGCGCGCTCTTGCCTTTCGCCTTCAGCTCTTTATCGAGTTTCGGGATCTCTTCCCAGGTTTTCGGCGGGTTCGGTACCAGGTCTTTGTTGTAAATCAGCGACAGCGATTCCACGGCAACCGGGTAGGCAATGATTTTGCCGTTATAGCGAACCGCGTCCCATGTGAACGGGTAAAGTTTGTCCTGGAACGCTTTCTCCGGCGTGATTTCCGCCAGCAGGCCAGACTGCGCGTAGCCGCCAAAGCGGTCGTGCGCCCAGAAAATAATGTCCGGGCCGTCGCCCGTCGCCGCAACCTGCGGGTATTTCTCTTCCAGTTTGTCCGGGTGCTCAACGGTCACTTTAATGCCGGTGTCCTGTTCAAACTTCTTACCC
The genomic region above belongs to Cronobacter malonaticus LMG 23826 and contains:
- the malF gene encoding maltose ABC transporter permease MalF — translated: MDVIKKKHWWQSDALKWSAIGLLGLLVGYLVVLMYAQGEYLFAIMTLILSSIGLYIFANRRAYAWRYVYPGLAGMGLFVLFPLACTIAIAFTNYSSTNQLTQERAREVLMDRKYQAGESYTFGLYPAGDQWRLALTDGASGNYYVSEPFKFGGEQKLKLSAAPALPEGERASLRVITQNRQALNQITAELPDESQLVMSSLRQFSGTRPLYTLAGDGTLTNNQSGVKYRPNNDIGFYQSVNADGQWGDEKLSPGYTVTIGWDNFLRVFADEGIQKPFMAIFVWTVVFAALTVVLTVAVGMVLACLVQWESLKGKAIYRVLLILPYAVPSFISILIFKGLFNQSFGEINMMLSALFGIKPAWFTDPTTARTMIIIVNTWLGYPYMMILCMGLLKAIPDDLYEASAMDGAGPFQNFFKITFPLLIKPLTPLMIASFAFNFNNFVLILLLTNGGPDRIGTTTPAGYTDLLVSYTWRIAFEGGGGQDFGLAAAIATLIFLLVGALAVVNLKATRIKFD
- the malE gene encoding maltose/maltodextrin ABC transporter substrate-binding protein MalE, translated to MKIKSGVRLLALSALTTALFSASALAKIEEGKLVIWINGDKGYNGLAEVGKKFEQDTGIKVTVEHPDKLEEKYPQVAATGDGPDIIFWAHDRFGGYAQSGLLAEITPEKAFQDKLYPFTWDAVRYNGKIIAYPVAVESLSLIYNKDLVPNPPKTWEEIPKLDKELKAKGKSALMFNLQEPYFTWPIIAADGGYAFKFENGKYDVKNVGVDTAGAKAGLNFLVQLIKDKHMNADTDYSIAEAAFNKGETAMTINGPWAWANIDKSKVNYGVAQLPTFKGKPSKPFVGVLSAGINAASPNKELAKEFLENYLLTDQGLEAVNKDKPLGAVALKSYQEKLEKDPRIAATMANAKTGEIMPNVPQMSAFWYAVRTAVINAVTGRQTVDAALKDAQGRIAK